AGGAATCTTATTTCAAACAGAATTAATATGCcatcaaattttaaatgttcCATTTTTAAGAATTTGCAACGCATATTAACTGGAAACATTACcgaacaaaaaaaaggaaaacttaGGAAACGCGGCATTTCAAAGTCACAAGAAAAATCCGGTAAATTCTGGCAAGGAACGCACAAAAATACAAGAGATTTAAGATAAACGCCGAACAATACAGTAAGGGACCGTTGAAAAATGTACATCGTGAAAAACCATATAAATAGTTGACGACGGATCCAAAAACAGGCTGAATTCAAATAATggtgagcaaaaaaaaaaaaaaaaaaacagaacatgAAAACAAGTCGATTGTCTGAAGTCCAGACCAAGAAGAAAGGCTCTGCAAAATAAATTTATGTTTATTAgcaaaaaaaaatcggcgcaagtGAAAAGCAGAACGACGACTAtgagcagtaggtcaactatatgtgagATATGGAATGATTGGAAGAGGTATACATgccatgtttcatctgaccttgacctcatttcaatggttcattggtcaatgcatgcttagtttttgttttttatggttttttcTTCTGTACTATAAACAGTAATTCAATTATaattagtgtattgaatgattgtctagcagaaaattatatttatagaaaatatagcgaaatcctacatttaaaaaaaaaatgatttagacccgcgagccccttaAATCCGATTATAAATAAAATGCTCCGacttaaaacatatttcactgtccattattgaatatttaaactctggcattttattgagaaaaataaaatgtacacaaaaaaatgAGGTttgatcatttaaattaaaaagaaaacaataaagattaaaaaagaaaacaaaagtatatttatatttattcattcattgtaAGCCTAACAACCAGAAATATGCACTTCATATAACTTTGCCTTTTCTGAACTTCCGACAGAAGTCGTACATCCGATATACAATTGTTCCTCGTTCCTTGTGAAGCAAAGGGAATATGCACTTGATATTCCTGCATCGCCGACGTTATAATGCATAATGAGATGTCCACAGTTATTCAGTATGTGAAAAATATGATTGTTTAATTGTGCCACAATAATATTGTCAGACGGTGTAGTAACAATATTCACTGGTTGGAACGGGTTGTCCTCATTATTGATCTCATCATGACCGCTGTAGATCTGTAGGATATCTCCGTCTCTATTAAGCACCACAACTCTACCTCTATATTCCTTAGATAACTGATCCACTAAACAGATATTCCCGTTATCTGTACTCGTTATACTGAGAGGATATATGAATAATCGGATGTTGTTTTTATCATGTTCATAGATAGTTTCATGTTCTCCTTTTTGGTTCATCACAAAGATTACTCGTCTGCCCGTTGCAGGCCATAGTGATCCTGCACTTTTAGCTGCCACTATGACCTTACCGTCCTTGGTGACATGTATGGAAATGGGATCTAACGGTGACATATTGTATATGGAATCAGTAAGTTCTCCTGTTTTACCACTGATCTGTTTCAGTACTGATCCATCCGGTACCAGAAGCAGGTCACCAGTCGGAGTAACAGCTAATCCATAGACTTCAATGTTAAATGTTGATTCTACTGTCAGTTCATGTCCTACTGGTTTTACTTTCTGTAACACGTCTTGATCACTTATCCATAGAGAATTGTCGGGACATAAAGATAGATATACCACTCTAGAAATGTCAGTTTGGAATTGTTGAACGATACGTACATCGACTGCATTAGACACAACTTGCAACGATCCCATGATATTCGGTGATATTTGTCCCGAGAGAAACGATATGCTACCGAGATTAGTTTCAGCTATGTTCAAGGCACAGGACAGTTTAGAACTTTCGATGAATAATTTTTCAACATCATTGGACAGGACGATATCTTCAACATTTGAACTAAGAAGTCCCTGTAAACTAACAATAACTTTCTCTAACTTTTCAATCTCCTCCGTCTGTAAAGCTctccattttttatttaattcagatttcaaatgatctgtatatttGTCGGCTGCATTCTTTACCTTAACATTTTGAGCTTCTATTCCTTGTATCAAATCTTTGTATTTTGCACTGTCCTTCATGTTAACATCCGTCAtttcgttttttatttttatcaagtttcCTATTTTGTATTCTATTTTCTTTTGAC
This genomic window from Mytilus galloprovincialis chromosome 9, xbMytGall1.hap1.1, whole genome shotgun sequence contains:
- the LOC143044517 gene encoding uncharacterized protein LOC143044517, which encodes MAFSQFFMSLFKRGQAPATCIICEDETFKRGQAPATCNFCEEETKIKWKCTNCDVLMCAKCKDKIHAKLKNSKDHNVIDIKEIGIYRGEPDFNVLKCDIHSGQSCVMFCASCDTLVCALCIGNTHNGHVLVEISKGFNIRKEKFKSGQKKIEYKIGNLIKIKNEMTDVNMKDSAKYKDLIQGIEAQNVKVKNAADKYTDHLKSELNKKWRALQTEEIEKLEKVIVSLQGLLSSNVEDIVLSNDVEKLFIESSKLSCALNIAETNLGSISFLSGQISPNIMGSLQVVSNAVDVRIVQQFQTDISRVVYLSLCPDNSLWISDQDVLQKVKPVGHELTVESTFNIEVYGLAVTPTGDLLLVPDGSVLKQISGKTGELTDSIYNMSPLDPISIHVTKDGKVIVAAKSAGSLWPATGRRVIFVMNQKGEHETIYEHDKNNIRLFIYPLSITSTDNGNICLVDQLSKEYRGRVVVLNRDGDILQIYSGHDEINNEDNPFQPVNIVTTPSDNIIVAQLNNHIFHILNNCGHLIMHYNVGDAGISSAYSLCFTRNEEQLYIGCTTSVGSSEKAKLYEVHISGC